One genomic region from Rosa rugosa chromosome 1, drRosRugo1.1, whole genome shotgun sequence encodes:
- the LOC133707871 gene encoding guanosine nucleotide diphosphate dissociation inhibitor 2: MDEEYDVIVLGTGLKECILSGLLSVDGLKVLHMDRNDYYGGECASLNLIQLWKRFRGDDKPPAQLGSSRDYNVDMVPKFMMANGTLVRVLIHTDVTKYLSFKAVDGSFVYNKGKVHKVPANDMEALKSPLMGLFEKRRARKFFIYVQDYNESDPKTHEGMDLTRVTTRELIAKYGLDDNTIDFIGHALALHRDDRYLDEPALDTVKRMKLYAESIARFQGGSPYIYPLYGLGELPQAFARLSAVYGGTYMLNKPECKVEFNEEGKVIGVTSEGETAKCTKVVCDPSYLPNKVRKVGKVARAIAIMSHPIPNTNDSHSVQVILPQKQLGRRSDMYLFCSSYSHNVAPKGKFVAFVSTEAETDNPHTELKPGIDLLGPVEEIFFDIYDRYEPVNEPSLDNCFISTSYDATTHFESTVMDVLNMYTLITGKVLDLSVDLSAASAAEE, from the exons ATGGATGAAGAGTATGACGTCATAGTGTTGGGAACTGGTCTGAAGGAATGCATCCTCAGCGGTCTTCTCTCGGTTGACGGCCTCAAG GTTCTACACATGGATAGGAATGACTATTACGGAGGAGAGTGTGCATCACTTAATCTTATTCAG CTCTGGAAGAGGTTCAGGGGAGATGATAAGCCCCCAGCACAGTTGGGCTCTAGTAGGGATTATAATGTGGACATGGTCCCTAAG TTTATGATGGCCAATGGAACTCTAGTGCGTGTCCTCATTCATACAGATGTTACCAAGTATTTGTCCTTCAAAGCTGTGGATGGCAGTTTTGTCTATAATAAAGGAAAG GTTCACAAGGTTCCAGCAAATGATATGGAGGCACTTAAATCTCCACTCATGGGTCTATTCGAAAAGCGCCGTGCCCGcaagttcttcatatatgttCAAGATTATAATGAAAGCGATCCCAAAACACATGAGGGAATGGACTTAACAAGAGTGACAACTAGAGAATTGATTGC AAAATATGGTCTTGATGACAACACTATTGACTTCATTGGGCATGCTTTAGCACTTCATAGAGATGATCGCTACCTGGATGAACCTGCACTGGATACTGTGAAAAGGATGAAG CTTTATGCGGAATCTATTGCACGTTTTCAAGGAGGATCTCCATACATTTATCCTTTGTATGGACTAGGAGAGCTTCCACAG GCATTTGCACGACTTAGTGCGGTTTATGGTGGTACTTATATGCTTAATAAACCTGAATGCAAG GTGGAGTTCAATGAGGAAGGGAAAGTTATTGGTGTCACATCTGAAGGTGAAACTGCCAAGTGCACAAAAGTTGTCTGTGACCCTTCTTACTTACCCAACAAG GTCAGAAAGGTTGGTAAGGTTGCAAGGGCTATAGCCATTATGAGCCACCCGATTCCAAACACAAATGATTCTCATTCAGTGCAGGTTATCCTGCCACAAAAGCAGCTGGGTCGCAGATCAGATAT GTATCTCTTCTGTTCCTCTTACTCTCACAATGTTGCTCCGAAGGGAAAGTTTGTTGCGTTTGTGTCAACGGAGGCGGAAACTGATAATCCACATACTGAGCTAAAGCCAGGAATTGACCTTTTAGGGCCTGTTGAAGAGatattttttgatatttatGACAGATATGAGCCGGTCAATGAACCCTCTTTGGACAATTGCTTTATATCAACT AGTTATGATGCCACAACACACTTTGAGTCCACTGTCATGGATGTACTCAACATGTATACCTTGATAACAGGGAAG GTTCTTGATCTTAGCGTGGACCTAAGTGCTGCTAGTGCTGCCGAAGAATGA
- the LOC133726895 gene encoding uncharacterized protein LOC133726895 yields the protein MVDMSAFCIRLCQECQTLIENHDNIKLLSNARNNLNTTLKDEVPTKPRLPSSPYQKPLKSVVPPLIPTEDEQEKQEEVFMGTLVKLLVDACASVLKFLGKSIQTIKNKASRNSSIRIQLGSCLNP from the exons ATGGTTGATATGAGTGCCTTCTGCATCAGGCTATGTCAAGAATGCCAAACTTTGATTGAAAACCATGATAACATAAAGCTTCTCAGCAATGCGAGGAATAACTTGAATACAACCTTAAAG GATGAAGTCCCAACCAAGCCAAGATTGCCATCAAGTCCATACCAAAAGCCTCTGAAATCAGTTGTGCCACCACTGATTCCAACTGAAGATGAGCAGGAGAAGCAAGAAGAAGTCTTCATGGGAACTCTTGTAAAGCTTTTAGTCGACGCCTGTGCAtctgttttgaaattcttgggGAAAAGCATTCAAACTATCAAGAACAAAGCCAGCAGAAATAGCAGCATAAGAATTCAATTGGGTTCATGTTTAAACCCTTAG